DNA from Sebaldella sp. S0638:
GCGGGAAAGTTCTTTTCGTAGGAACGAAAAAACAGGCACAGGATGCTATAAGAGATGAAGCTGTAAGAGCCGGAGGGTTTTATGTAAATAACAGATGGCTTGGTGGGTTATTAACTAACCTTAATACTATCAAAACAAGAGTACAAAGACTAAAAGACCTTGAAGAGATGGACCAGAACGGTACACTTGACGAATCATATACTAAAAAAGAAGCAGGACTTTTAAGAAAAGAAATGGCAAAATTATCTAAAAACTTAGGTGGAATAAAGGACATGAACAAAGTTCCCGCAGCACTTTTTGTTGTAGATATCAAAAAAGAATTTCTTGCACTTGAAGAAGCTAAAAAACTTGGTATTCCTGTAGTAGCATTAATTGATACAAACGTGGATCCGGATCTTGTTACATACAAAATCCCTGCGAATGATGATGCTATAAGATCAGTAAAATTATTCTCAGAAATAATGGCAAATGCTATAATAGAAGGAAATAACGGACAGGAAGCTGTTTCAGCAGATGCTGATGCTGCTGTATCAGGAGATATGCCTGTTAATGAAGATAAAGTAGCTGTGGAAACAATGGCTGAAAGCGTTGAAGAAGCAACTGAGTAATAAATATAGGAATTATAATCTTAAAGAAAACGGAGGAGTAAAAAAATGGCAGTAACCCCAGCTTTAATTAAAGAACTAAGAGAAAGAACAGGAGCAGGAATGCTTGACTGTA
Protein-coding regions in this window:
- the rpsB gene encoding 30S ribosomal protein S2 is translated as MAVVSMKQLLEVGAHFGHQAKRWNPKMKPYIFTERNGIHILDLHQTLDSTEKAYNFIREVTSEGGKVLFVGTKKQAQDAIRDEAVRAGGFYVNNRWLGGLLTNLNTIKTRVQRLKDLEEMDQNGTLDESYTKKEAGLLRKEMAKLSKNLGGIKDMNKVPAALFVVDIKKEFLALEEAKKLGIPVVALIDTNVDPDLVTYKIPANDDAIRSVKLFSEIMANAIIEGNNGQEAVSADADAAVSGDMPVNEDKVAVETMAESVEEATE